The Juglans regia cultivar Chandler chromosome 11, Walnut 2.0, whole genome shotgun sequence genome contains the following window.
GGCATTCAACCCGACAATTTTACGTACCCTTTCATTCTCAAGGCATGTGGATGTTTTAGGGATCTTGAGTTTGGGGTTATAGTTCATGGTAACCTGATAGAATCTGGGTATGATTCAGATGTCGTCGTTGGTAATTCACTCGTTACCATGTATGGTAAGTGTGAGCGTCTTGATATTTCTCGGCTAGTGTTCGATAAAATTGCTGAAAGAAGTATAGTCTCTTGGAGTTCAATGATTGGTGCATGTGCACAGAATGGGCAATACGAGGAAGGGCTATCGTTGTTCTCGCGAATGTTGGATGAGGGAATCAGACCAAACAGGGCTCTTATCTTAAATGTGATGTCCTGTGTACACAGAGAAAACGATGCTGATGATGTCTGTAGAATTGTGATAAATCATGGAGTTGACTTGGATCGGCCTGTCCGAAATGCAGCAATGGGGATGTATGCGCGATGTGGGAGAATTGACATCGCTCGAAGATTCTTTGATGGAATCCTCGAGAAGGATTTGATGTCTTGGGCAGCCATGATTGAAGCTTATGTGCAAACTGATTTGCCTCTTACAGCCTTAGAGCTCTTTAAACAGATGGTATTGGAAAGAATCCCTCTTGATTCCGTGAGCCTTTTGAGTGTGATTCATGCTTGTTCAAATTTAGCTTCTTTCCAGCAAGCACGCTTCATTCATGGGTTCATTACTCGGGGATTTCTTGAAAACCAAATATCAGTTGAAACTGCTCTAGTTGACCTCTATGTTAAATGTGGAAATTTGTTATATGCTAGGaaaatttttgataacatgCGGGAAAGAAATATAATCTCATGGAGTACCTTAATTTCAGGATATGGAGTACATGGCCATGGCAGAGAAGCGCTCTACCTATTTGATCAGATGAAGGACTCGATAAAGCCTGACCATATTGCATTTCTATCGGTGTTGTCTGCCTGCAGTCATGGTGGGTTGCTTGTGGAAGGATGGGAGTGCTTCAATTCCATGAGTAGAGATTTTAACGTTACACCAAGATCTGAGCATTATGCATGTATGGTTGACCTGTTGGGCCGAGCCGGTCGGCTGAATGAAGCTCATGATTTTATTGAGAGAATGCCTATGTGGCCAGATGCTGGTGTCTGGGGAGCCTTGCTTGGAGCATGTAGAATTCATTTAAATGTAGAACTCGCTGAAGTCGCTGCAAAATCTTTATTTCGGTTAGATTCAGATAACACTGGTCGGTACGTTCTATTGTCCAACATTTATGTGTCATCAGGCAAAAGGAACAAAGCTAATAGGATTAGAGCTCTGATGAAACAAAGAGGGTTGAGGAAAATTGCTGGCCACACAATTATAGAGATTAAGAACAAGATCTATACATTTGTTGCTGGGGATCAGTCacacccacaaactaatttgaTATATTCTGAATTGGAGAAAGTGATGCATAGGATTCGACAGGCTGGGTATACACCTGATCTAAACTTTGTATTGCATGATGTGGAGGAAGAGATGAAGGAGAAGCTATTGTATGCGCATAGTGAGAAGTTGGCAATTGTTTTTGGGCTACTGAATACAGGGTCATCTAGTACCATTAGAATTAGAAAGAATCTTAGGGTTTGTGGGGATTGTCATACTGCTACAAAGTATATATCTAAGTTTACGGGAAGGGATATCATAGTGAGAGATGCTCACAGATTCCACCATTTTAACAAAGGAACATGCTCTTGTGGGGATTATTGGTGATGTGTTATGGTCTGATTCTAGTATTGCCAACATATTTGTGCTTTTACTGGAGGAGAAATGCTGCGAACTATGACCAGGTAAGGATTCAAACAAGCATGACCAATAAATATGTCAGTGTATAGAAACCTGTCGTGCCTCCTCGGCTTTACATGACCAATAGCTTAGGATAGGCTTACACGCAGCAACTCTATGTATGGTGACATTGCAAAGTTGGCTTCACAGACTTTGTGGTAGTCACTAATATGGGATGTGCAGAAAAGTTCGTCTTCTAGTCATATTGCCCACTTTTGTTTTCAGGCTGGGGTATTTTGCATAGTCGGAGTGCATGTATTTGTGGAGGAAGATCCAAGGAAGGTCAGATAGGGCTACCATGGTGCTTCAGAGCTATAGAAAGGTCAACTGAACAAAAGTTCTGATTGCATAAAGACAAGATTTTGTGGATGGgactaaaaattttaatattcgaGGGCTGGAATTGGGGCTGTTCTTGGAGACGAAATAAGGCAATGTAATGATGGCATTGAGCAGGAACAGAAATGCTGTCGAGGATatggaagatattgaggctcTCTTGGGTAGgttttcatgggcttttgggtCATAGGGGCTCTCTTGTATGagttaggtgttttcttgtatacatccagtgtacttgatcactcctattgatatatatatatatatatatatatatacacaatattattacttatataaaaaaaaaaaaaaaaagatattgaggCTCTAGTAGCCTTATGCGAGCTGGAAATAATATGCCAGTAGGGGACAGCAACCATCATTCTTGAATGCAATTCATTGGTAACTGTTGCCACACTCATCTCACAACCTTCCAACTTTTCTCGTCTAAGGACCTTTGATGGATGAAATTAAACTGCGATTCAAATGCTTC
Protein-coding sequences here:
- the LOC108987857 gene encoding pentatricopeptide repeat-containing protein At1g11290, chloroplastic-like; its protein translation is MQKLGSLCPMPYPSRFLLLYHSEAQIKFLLGPIEPDTCVSLIKQCRTIQSLKSVHASMLRSHLHSNLFFSTNLISQYASLGSMSHAYSLFSTTQSSDVFLWNVMLRGFVDNGLYNRSMLLYRKMLLRGIQPDNFTYPFILKACGCFRDLEFGVIVHGNLIESGYDSDVVVGNSLVTMYGKCERLDISRLVFDKIAERSIVSWSSMIGACAQNGQYEEGLSLFSRMLDEGIRPNRALILNVMSCVHRENDADDVCRIVINHGVDLDRPVRNAAMGMYARCGRIDIARRFFDGILEKDLMSWAAMIEAYVQTDLPLTALELFKQMVLERIPLDSVSLLSVIHACSNLASFQQARFIHGFITRGFLENQISVETALVDLYVKCGNLLYARKIFDNMRERNIISWSTLISGYGVHGHGREALYLFDQMKDSIKPDHIAFLSVLSACSHGGLLVEGWECFNSMSRDFNVTPRSEHYACMVDLLGRAGRLNEAHDFIERMPMWPDAGVWGALLGACRIHLNVELAEVAAKSLFRLDSDNTGRYVLLSNIYVSSGKRNKANRIRALMKQRGLRKIAGHTIIEIKNKIYTFVAGDQSHPQTNLIYSELEKVMHRIRQAGYTPDLNFVLHDVEEEMKEKLLYAHSEKLAIVFGLLNTGSSSTIRIRKNLRVCGDCHTATKYISKFTGRDIIVRDAHRFHHFNKGTCSCGDYW